A single genomic interval of Halostella salina harbors:
- a CDS encoding GIDE domain-containing protein: MVQGMVEKLAISGFSAVFVVVGLYVLNRGRVARARSQRIAETETTPVRELQPGTAEVKGVAQPAEDGNTLESPITNQEAVATYVETEEWESSGEGGGNWRTKHERSSAVPMLVDDGTGEVLVELPADGDLDVEEQQWKVGSGDEPPEQIKRYLETEAEVDEASRKEFGPLSFGERRRYSEGVIEPGEEVYVLGTAREEQGDWGERNFAIDAPTESGDFILSDKSEAELIKEGKRGGLVYLLFGGVLTAVGLFVMAIPWVGA; the protein is encoded by the coding sequence ATGGTTCAGGGAATGGTCGAAAAGCTCGCGATCTCCGGGTTCAGCGCCGTCTTCGTTGTCGTCGGTCTCTACGTGCTGAACAGGGGTCGAGTAGCGCGTGCACGGAGCCAGCGGATCGCCGAGACCGAGACGACGCCGGTTCGGGAACTCCAGCCGGGGACGGCCGAGGTGAAAGGCGTCGCACAGCCGGCCGAGGACGGGAACACACTGGAGTCGCCGATCACGAACCAGGAGGCGGTCGCCACCTACGTCGAGACCGAGGAGTGGGAGAGCAGCGGCGAGGGTGGCGGCAACTGGCGGACGAAACACGAGCGGTCGAGCGCCGTCCCGATGCTCGTCGACGACGGGACCGGGGAGGTGCTGGTCGAACTGCCCGCGGACGGCGACCTGGACGTCGAGGAGCAGCAGTGGAAGGTCGGCAGCGGCGACGAACCGCCCGAGCAGATCAAACGGTATCTCGAAACCGAGGCCGAAGTCGACGAGGCATCGCGGAAGGAGTTCGGGCCGCTGAGCTTCGGCGAACGCCGGCGCTACTCCGAGGGAGTGATCGAACCGGGCGAGGAGGTGTACGTGCTAGGGACCGCGCGTGAGGAGCAGGGCGACTGGGGTGAGCGCAACTTCGCGATCGATGCGCCGACCGAATCCGGCGACTTCATCCTCTCGGACAAGTCCGAGGCGGAACTGATCAAGGAGGGCAAGCGGGGTGGCCTCGTCTATCTCCTGTTCGGCGGGGTTCTCACGGCCGTCGGACTCTTCGTGATGGCCATTCCGTGGGTGGGTGCCTGA
- a CDS encoding helix-turn-helix domain-containing protein — translation MFSGNDFDFDLSPRDVAILKARVKYPEKPVSELRDILESEFDISLSHNRVNEILNEMRAEGVFSMQAVPNRNIFEYYLFQVAFHYSNFEENWEGCYKRLLDDPHVVLFCSADDYHEWQFVAQFASAEESEEWRHEFVKEYGNFVAQIDKTAFPTVHKFETAAAVFDDLLSDMGGEQYVDEGEQEAKEVQDGDWISVNQ, via the coding sequence ATGTTCAGCGGAAACGACTTCGACTTCGATCTCTCACCCCGGGACGTCGCCATTCTGAAGGCGCGCGTCAAGTACCCGGAGAAGCCTGTCAGCGAGCTCCGGGACATCCTGGAGTCCGAGTTCGACATCTCGCTCTCCCACAACCGCGTCAACGAGATCCTGAACGAGATGCGAGCCGAGGGCGTCTTCTCGATGCAGGCGGTCCCGAACCGGAACATCTTCGAGTACTACCTGTTCCAGGTGGCCTTCCACTACTCGAACTTCGAGGAGAACTGGGAGGGCTGCTACAAACGGCTGCTCGACGACCCTCACGTCGTGCTGTTCTGTAGCGCCGACGACTACCACGAGTGGCAGTTCGTCGCGCAGTTCGCGTCGGCCGAGGAGAGCGAGGAGTGGCGACACGAGTTCGTCAAGGAGTACGGGAACTTCGTCGCACAGATAGACAAGACGGCGTTTCCAACGGTCCACAAGTTCGAGACGGCGGCGGCCGTGTTCGACGACCTGCTGTCGGACATGGGCGGCGAGCAGTACGTCGACGAAGGCGAACAGGAAGCAAAGGAAGTCCAGGACGGCGACTGGATCTCCGTCAACCAGTGA
- a CDS encoding halocyanin domain-containing protein yields the protein MRKLRSRRTVVRTASAVLAGSVAGCLGNGSGDDDTAASETTTESPDTTATPTTEAGGDDRPTVEEFLSGTDNFDGVVDRTGTDAVDVSVGVEANGAYYGFGPAAVRVDQGTTVTWTWTGQGSTHNVVARHGAEFESEQTSEEGHTFEQTFDDAGTVLYVCAPHEGIGMKGAIVVE from the coding sequence ATGCGCAAACTCCGCAGTCGCCGCACCGTCGTTCGGACCGCAAGCGCCGTGCTCGCCGGGAGCGTCGCCGGCTGTCTCGGCAACGGGTCGGGCGACGACGACACGGCGGCGTCCGAGACGACGACGGAGTCACCGGATACGACGGCGACGCCGACGACCGAGGCGGGCGGCGACGACCGACCGACGGTCGAGGAGTTCCTCTCGGGGACGGACAACTTCGACGGCGTCGTGGACCGGACGGGGACCGACGCCGTCGATGTCAGCGTCGGCGTCGAGGCGAACGGTGCCTACTACGGGTTCGGCCCCGCCGCGGTCCGCGTCGACCAGGGCACGACGGTCACGTGGACCTGGACCGGGCAGGGCAGCACCCACAACGTCGTCGCCAGACACGGTGCCGAGTTCGAGAGCGAACAGACGAGCGAGGAGGGACACACGTTCGAGCAGACCTTCGACGACGCCGGGACCGTCCTGTACGTCTGTGCTCCGCACGAGGGGATCGGGATGAAGGGGGCTATCGTCGTCGAGTGA
- a CDS encoding aldehyde dehydrogenase family protein, producing MGTTSDTPAETADAIAERHREAAADVVPDTLGHYIDGAFVPGDADERIETRDPTTGEVLAAVPAGNAADIDRAVAAARDAFDDGWGTASPGERQRVLSEMAAVVEDHQEELATLEVLDTGKTITEAMGDMGLVVDHLTYYAAAARSVEGDTRQTNDLFEREKQVFTVKEPYGVVGAIVPWNFPLLIAVWKLGPALAAGNTVVLKPSEETPLSILRLMALVDDVVPDGVVNVVTGYGEDAGAPLTKHEDVPKISFTGSTEVGREIIHNSAADITKTTLELGGKSPIIVYPDADIGEAVEAAMMAIFFNKGECCAAGSRLFVHEEIEDQFLDAFTEAAAGMTVGDPLLEGTDMGPKVSGEQVERTHGYVESARESGATVRTGGGTPDDEALSDGAFYEPTIIDDIDHDHPAVQEEIFGPVIETFAWSDEATVVERANDVDYGLAAGVIASDITRALRTARRLEAGVVWVNHYNDVSAGQPFGGYKQSGNGRENAAEAIDEFTQTKAINVNLG from the coding sequence ATGGGCACGACCAGTGACACGCCAGCGGAGACGGCGGACGCGATCGCGGAGCGACACCGCGAGGCCGCCGCGGACGTGGTACCGGACACGCTCGGACACTACATCGACGGGGCGTTCGTCCCCGGCGACGCCGACGAGCGCATCGAAACGCGGGACCCGACGACGGGCGAGGTGCTCGCGGCGGTCCCCGCCGGCAACGCGGCCGACATCGACCGCGCCGTCGCGGCGGCACGGGACGCGTTCGACGACGGGTGGGGGACCGCCTCGCCCGGGGAGCGACAGCGCGTCCTCTCGGAGATGGCCGCCGTCGTCGAAGACCATCAGGAGGAGCTCGCCACCCTCGAAGTGCTGGACACCGGGAAGACGATCACCGAGGCGATGGGCGACATGGGGCTGGTCGTCGACCACCTGACGTACTACGCCGCGGCCGCGCGGTCGGTCGAGGGCGACACCAGACAGACCAACGACCTGTTCGAGCGGGAGAAACAGGTGTTCACGGTCAAGGAGCCCTACGGCGTCGTCGGCGCGATCGTGCCGTGGAACTTCCCGCTGCTCATCGCGGTCTGGAAGCTCGGCCCCGCGCTGGCCGCGGGGAACACGGTCGTCCTCAAGCCGTCGGAGGAGACGCCGCTGTCCATCCTCCGGCTGATGGCCCTCGTCGACGACGTGGTCCCCGACGGCGTCGTCAACGTCGTCACGGGCTACGGCGAGGACGCGGGCGCGCCCCTCACGAAACACGAGGACGTGCCGAAGATCTCGTTTACCGGGTCCACCGAGGTCGGCCGGGAGATCATCCACAACTCCGCCGCCGACATCACGAAGACCACGCTGGAACTCGGCGGGAAGAGCCCGATCATCGTCTACCCGGACGCCGACATCGGGGAAGCGGTCGAGGCGGCGATGATGGCCATCTTCTTCAACAAGGGCGAGTGCTGTGCCGCCGGGTCCCGGCTGTTCGTCCACGAGGAGATCGAGGACCAGTTCCTCGACGCGTTCACCGAGGCCGCGGCCGGGATGACGGTCGGCGACCCGCTACTGGAGGGGACCGACATGGGCCCGAAGGTGTCGGGCGAACAGGTCGAGCGCACGCACGGCTACGTCGAGTCGGCCCGGGAGAGCGGCGCGACGGTCCGAACCGGCGGCGGGACGCCGGACGACGAGGCCCTGTCCGACGGCGCGTTCTACGAACCGACGATCATCGACGACATCGACCACGACCACCCCGCGGTGCAGGAGGAGATATTCGGGCCGGTCATCGAAACGTTCGCCTGGAGCGACGAAGCGACCGTGGTCGAGCGCGCCAACGACGTGGACTACGGGCTCGCCGCCGGCGTCATCGCCAGCGACATCACCCGGGCGCTGCGGACCGCGCGCCGCCTCGAAGCCGGCGTCGTCTGGGTGAACCACTACAACGACGTCTCCGCCGGCCAGCCGTTCGGCGGCTACAAGCAGTCCGGGAACGGCCGCGAGAACGCGGCCGAGGCCATCGACGAGTTCACGCAGACCAAGGCGATCAACGTGAACCTCGGGTAG
- a CDS encoding aldehyde dehydrogenase family protein, translated as MTSQPIPERERTKTRHADLAAELLPDGPLEHLIGGEWTGGDGDDTFPSINPTTGEELVDVHEGTKADIDRAVDAAWTAFEGEWGEATPGDRQALLGAMADRLEARAEMFARIEVLDNGKPITEARQDIDLAVEHLRYFAAAARNLEGKTVPHGELHVRTIREPYGVVGQVVPWNFPLLLAVWKLAPALATGNAVVLKPAEQTPASVVTYLHEVEDLLPDGVVNVVLGFGPETGAPLVSHPDVPKVAFTGSTEVGQGVMRAAADSITDLTLELGGKSPLVIAPDADPGSAAEVAVDAMFFNGGECCSAGTRLFVHESVAETFVPAFLDAVDDLTMGDPLDESTDLGPQVSRAEVEKTLHYIALARESDATVLRGGNTPEGGLLGSGCFVEPTVLTDVDPDNPVVTQEIFGPVEVVVEWDDYDAMVERANDVDYGLAAGVVTDDLSFANRIARDVEAGNVWVNTFNRLPPGQPFGGYKQSGTGREGAMETLHEYTQTKTITMDLDG; from the coding sequence ATGACATCACAGCCGATCCCGGAACGCGAGCGGACGAAAACGCGACACGCTGACCTCGCGGCCGAACTGCTGCCCGACGGCCCGCTCGAACACCTGATCGGCGGGGAGTGGACCGGCGGGGACGGCGACGACACGTTCCCCTCGATAAACCCGACGACCGGCGAGGAACTCGTCGACGTACACGAGGGGACGAAAGCCGATATCGACCGCGCCGTCGACGCCGCGTGGACCGCCTTCGAGGGCGAGTGGGGGGAGGCGACGCCGGGCGACAGACAGGCGCTTCTCGGAGCGATGGCCGACCGCCTCGAAGCGCGGGCCGAGATGTTCGCCCGCATCGAGGTGCTCGACAACGGGAAACCCATCACGGAGGCACGCCAGGACATCGACCTCGCCGTCGAGCACCTGCGGTACTTCGCCGCGGCCGCCCGGAACCTGGAGGGGAAGACGGTGCCCCACGGCGAGCTACACGTCCGGACGATCCGGGAGCCGTACGGCGTCGTCGGGCAGGTCGTCCCGTGGAACTTCCCGCTGTTGCTGGCGGTCTGGAAGCTCGCGCCGGCGCTGGCGACCGGCAACGCCGTCGTGCTGAAGCCGGCCGAACAGACCCCGGCGTCGGTCGTCACCTACCTCCACGAGGTCGAGGACCTGCTCCCGGACGGCGTCGTCAACGTCGTCCTCGGGTTCGGCCCGGAGACGGGCGCGCCGCTCGTCTCGCATCCGGACGTGCCGAAGGTCGCCTTCACCGGCTCGACGGAGGTCGGTCAGGGCGTCATGCGGGCGGCCGCGGACTCGATCACCGACCTGACGCTGGAACTGGGCGGGAAGAGCCCGCTGGTCATCGCGCCGGACGCCGACCCCGGGAGCGCCGCCGAGGTCGCCGTCGACGCGATGTTCTTCAACGGCGGAGAGTGTTGCAGCGCCGGCACGCGGCTGTTCGTCCACGAGTCGGTCGCGGAGACGTTCGTGCCCGCGTTCCTCGACGCGGTCGACGACCTCACGATGGGCGACCCGCTCGACGAGTCGACCGACCTCGGTCCGCAGGTCAGCCGCGCCGAGGTCGAGAAGACACTCCACTACATCGCACTCGCACGGGAGTCGGACGCGACGGTGCTCCGGGGCGGCAACACGCCCGAAGGGGGCCTGCTCGGGTCGGGCTGTTTCGTTGAGCCGACGGTCCTCACGGACGTGGACCCGGACAACCCGGTCGTCACGCAGGAGATATTCGGCCCCGTCGAGGTCGTCGTCGAGTGGGACGACTACGACGCGATGGTGGAACGCGCCAACGACGTGGACTACGGGCTCGCGGCGGGCGTCGTGACAGACGACCTGTCCTTCGCCAACCGCATCGCCCGGGACGTGGAGGCCGGGAACGTCTGGGTGAACACGTTCAACCGGCTCCCGCCGGGGCAGCCGTTCGGCGGCTACAAGCAGTCGGGCACCGGTCGGGAGGGAGCGATGGAGACGCTCCACGAGTACACCCAGACCAAGACGATCACGATGGACCTGGACGGGTGA